The following coding sequences are from one Zalophus californianus isolate mZalCal1 chromosome 15, mZalCal1.pri.v2, whole genome shotgun sequence window:
- the ZNF503 gene encoding zinc finger protein 503: MSTAPSLSALRSSKHSGGGGGSSSADPAWTSTLSGNSSGPGQGSSPAGSTKPFVHAVPPSDPLRQANRLPIKVLKMLTARTGHILHPEYLQPLPSTPVSPIELDAKKSPLALLAQTCSQIGKPDPSPSSKLSSVASNGGGAGGAGSGAGGDKDTKSGPLKLSDIGVEDKSSFKPYSKPGSDKKEPGGGGGGGGGGGGGGGGVSAEKSGFRVPSATCQPFTPRTGSPSSSASACSPGGILPSAGGGPEGKDDKKDPDVGGGGGSSKGSGGTSAEGGPTGLAHGRISCGGGINVDVNQHPDGGPGGKALGSDCGGSSGSSSGSGPSAPTSSSVLGSGLVAPVSPYKPGQTVFPLPPAGMTYPGSLAGAYAGYPPQFLPHGVALDPTKPGSLVGAQLAAAAAGSLGCSKPAGSSPLAGASPPSVMTASLCRDPYCLSYHCASHLAGAAAASASCAHDPAAAAAALKSGYPLVYPTHPLHGVHSSLTAAAAAGATPPSLAGHPLYPYGFMLPNDPLPHICNWVSANGPCDKRFATSEELLSHLRTHTAFPGTDKLLSGYPSSSSLASAAAAAMACHMHIPTSGAPGSPGTLALRSPHHALGLSSRYHPYSKSPLPTPGAPVPVPAATGPYYSPYALYGQRLTTASALGYQ, encoded by the exons ATGAGCACAGCGCCCTCGCTTTCTGCCCTAAGAAGCAGTAAGcacagcggcggcggcggcggcagcagtaGTGCGGACCCTGCCTGGACCAGCACGCTCTCTGGAAATAGCTCCGGCCCCGGCCAAGGCTCGTCCCCGGCCGGCAGCACCAAGCCTTTTGTGCACGCTGTGcccccctctgatcctctccgCCAGGCTAACCGCCTGCCCATCAAGGTGCTGAAGATGCTGACGGCACGGACTGGCCACATTTTGCACCCCGAGTACCTGCAGCCCCTGCCTTCCACTCCCGTCAGCCCCATCGAG CTTGATGCCAAGAAGAGCCCGCTGGCGCTGTTGGCGCAAACATGCTCACAGATCGGGAAGCCCGACCCCTCGCCCTCTTCCAAACTCTCCTCTGTCGCTTCCAATGGGGGCGGCGCGGGCGGTGCCGGCAGTGGCGCCGGGGGCGACAAGGACACAAAGTCGGGCCCCCTCAAGCTGAGCGACATCGGCGTGGAGGACAAGTCGAGTTTCAAGCCGTACTCCAAACCCGGCTCGGATAAGAAGGAgccgggaggcggcggcggcggaggcggtggtggcgggggcggcggcgggggggttTCAGCAGAGAAGTCCGGATTCCGGGTACCGAGCGCCACCTGCCAGCCATTCACGCCCAGGACAGGCAGCCCAAGCTCCAGCGCCTCGGCCTGCTCGCCAGGAGGCATACTGCCTTCGGCCGGGGGCGGCCCGGAGGGCAAGGACGACAAGAAGGACCCCGACGTGGGCGGCGGCGGTGGCAGCAGCAAGGGTTCCGGGGGCACCTCGGCCGAAGGGGGACCCACGGGGTTGGCGCACGGCCGGATTAGCTGCGGCGGAGGGATTAATGTGGACGTTAACCAGCACCCAGATGGGGGGCCCGGGGGCAAGGCTCTAGGCTCAGACTGCGGAGGCTCGTCCGGCTCCAGCTCCGGTTCAGGCCCCAGCGCGCCCACCTCCTCCTCCGTACTGGGCTCTGGGCTGGTGGCTCCGGTGTCGCCCTACAAGCCGGGCCAGACagtgttccctctgcctcccgcgGGCATGACCTATCCAGGCAGCCTGGCTGGGGCCTACGCTGGCTACCCGCCCCAATTCCTGCCACACGGCGTGGCACTTGACCCCACCAAGCCGGGCAGCCTGGTGGGGGCGCAACTGGCGGCGGCCGCGGCAGGCTCTCTGGGCTGCAGTAAGCCGGCCGGCTCGAGCCCCCTGGCCGGGGCGTCGCCGCCATCCGTGATGACAGCTAGTTTGTGCCGGGACCCGTACTGCCTCAGCTACCATTGCGCCAGCCACCTGGCAGGGGCGGCGGCAGCCAGCGCTTCGTGCGCTCACGATCCGGCCGCGGCGGCCGCGGCGCTCAAGTCAGGATACCCGCTGGTGTACCCCACGCACCCGCTGCACGGCGTGCACTCATCGCTAACAGCTGCCGCCGCTGCCGGCGCCACACCGCCCTCCCTGGCCGGCCACCCCCTCTACCCCTACGGCTTCATGCTCCCTAACGACCCGCTCCCCCACATCTGCAACTGGGTGTCGGCCAACGGGCCCTGCGACAAGCGCTTCGCCACCTCCGAAGAGCTGCTGAGCCACTTGCGGACCCATACGGCCTTCCCCGGGACAGACAAACTTCTGTCGGGCTACCCTAGCTCATCATCTCTGGCCAGCGCCGCCGCGGCCGCCATGGCTTGCCACATGCACATCCCCACGTCGGGCGCTCCGGGCAGTCCCGGGACGCTGGCGCTGCGCAGCCCCCACCATGCGCTGGGACTCAGCAGCCGCTACCATCCCTACTCCAAGAGCCCGCTCCCCACACCCGGCGCTCCTGTGCCGGTGCCCGCCGCCACCGGACCCTACTACTCCCCCTACGCCCTCTACGGACAGAGACTGACCACGGCCTCGGCGCTGGGGTATCAGTGA